GGAATCGATGTGAAATGGCCGAAAAATGGGAGCCAAAATTCATGGGTTCAATTACATTCAAGGACATCATTTTTAATATATTAACTTATCTATAACGGTAAATTAAATGGTAGAAAATGGCTTCTTGGCCCATAGCATATAATAGACAtacttataaatatttattaatttctaATTAATGAATTAAATATATATGTTCATTTTATTATTGGTTTGGTTCAAATTTTTCTGGTTTGGTTGGAAACTATAACCAACACTGAACCattcaaaatattttaatttttaatttgttaATTTCAGTTTAATTTTTACAGGTTTTAGTAAAGTTTCCTTTAAATTTCAGTTTTTTGCTCAACCCTATTTGAACTAGGCCAAAAGCACATTTGACTTGGTCTTATTTCAAGAATGAAACAAGATCAATTGAGATTCCTTACCTGCTCTCTTTTACAAGAAATGAATCACATGCAAAGATCTCATTATCCAAATGATGCATGTTAAATAGCTGAGCTTGGAAGTAGTTAGGATATTGGAATGCTTGGTATTTTTCTATTCTTCAAATTGTTAGAGTGTCTCAGTGTATTTTGTATTAGATATAGTGTAGCCGTGTGAAAAAAACTGAAAAAGTTATTTGTTCTTTCTAGAATAGCAGATTTGTAAAGCACAAAGTTCTTCTACACATAAACTTAACAACTGTAAATTAAATTCTAGAATACCCTTAGGATACCAGTATCAAACTCTAGCAAGAAAATATTTAGATAACAATTAAAGTAACAAGGCTACTGCGATTTCTATGAATATATTAAGAGTAAAATGCAGGTTGTGTACCTTAACTATAAGAATGGTGCAATATGTGTACCTCAACTTTAGAAATAGCAAGATGTGTACCTGAACTCAGGAAAGAGGTGCAGATTGTGTGCTTCTGTTATGTGCACCATTAGGGACATTACGTAGTGATGCAAAGGGCTGCAAAGTTGAGTGGCTTATCTGCAAAAAGCCTCAGTAACGACTATAAATGAATGCATAAAAACACACCCATATCCTGGGTTGTAGCTGAGAACTTTATCAAATTGAAAAGCTTAACAGTGGAATTAAAATATCCGAATTTTGAAATTATGGACGATTGATGGTTGTAAGGACGACATGGAGTAATAATAATGCTGGAAGGAGGTTTGTAAGCTGTGTTGAAGGTCGAGTTGGATGCAACTATTTTAGATGGATTAAACAACCTGTTTGTGAGCGTGGCAGAGCCGTGTCTGTGGGTTCCTTGGAAAAATTAGTGGCCTTGAAGGAAAATTGAGAGAATTTCAAAAGGGCATTTCAATGAAGAAGTTATTGTAAAGAAGTATGATTCTTCAAGGCATTTGACTTAGTTGTATATTGTTATTGCCTTTTTTGTTGGGTTTGTTTGTAAACAAAGCAAGTAGTTCCTTGTAATCTTAATCTTAGGGTTTAAATTATGTAATGTTGGCAAGAGATGTATAATGTTTAACAACTAGAGTCTTAATGTAATTGATTGTTGTTCTTCTTGTTAGCAAGAGATTTAACTGATTGTTCTTGTTCTTTATTTTAGTCTTAACATAAATGGTTAAAAAGCTTGCACAGGACATAAAAATGGCCATTTAtttagtagtctttaataaatTGTTACATGGCCAAAACACAGAATAACCTAGTGTACAAACTTGGCTTTCAAACCCTCTTAGTAGCAACCAAGAGCGGCAACATGTAGGATGGTGGAAAACTGAGCTCCACAAGGCCACCATCATCAGAGATGGCCCTGTTAGAAAGAGCAGTTACTGCAATGTTTGCAGAGGATACAATATGAACAAGTTCGTAGAGCTCCCATTCCTCTGACATGAGGTTCCTGATCATGCACACCAACTTGAACATGTCAAAAGTGGAATCAATATTAGAGATCAAAGCCACGGCCTCCTCACAGTCACACTCCATAACCACAGACTTCTCATCATTCTCCCATGCCATCTCGAGAGCATAAAAAATGCTCCAAAGAGCTGCTGTAACTGGCACAACTAAACCAATCATGCTTTTACATCCCCTAATCCAGTCTCCATCACAGTCCATCATAACACATCCTATAGCAGACCTCATGTGTGCCCTATGAAAACCCCCCTTCACATTCACCTTTGCAGAACCTACATTTGGCTTGCTCCATGTGGACATGATGCTAACAAGTGTGTGTTTAGTGTATTTGGCTTAGATGGATATGCATGTACAAAGTAGGTGTATAAATAGCACCTCTATGATTAAATGGTGGTAAATGCAGATGTTACCAAGGCGACCATCAACCAATGAATTGAACACCCACTTTCTTAAAATCAGAAACTGGTCAAACATTTAAAGTAAGCCTCCTTCCAAAAATATAGTTGATATCAGTCACATAACAAGTACCATATTGGTCATAATATTTAGCCTATCACGAAAATAATAATTGTATGTTATAATTTTAACAATTTCACTAAATTGTTACAGATGTAACATAAACCAAAATGGTGGATAGTCTATCAAAAATAAATTGCTTAATTAGCACACTAAAGCTTCCATGGAGGCCTCTTGATCAATTTGTCCTTCTTTGCTTGAGCAGCTGTTAGAATATTCCTTGGTTGAGTAGTTGTTTGGCCAGTTTGGGCATTTATGGTGCCATGTATACCAAGTGGTGAATGTGAAGCCACAACAGGTTGAGAGAATGATGTAAAAATACCAACTTGACTATCTCCTTCATAATAAACTTCAACCTTTGTTTTTTTCCAATTTCAACCTGTTTCCTAGTACCATTTTTCTATGAAATTTTAGTATATTTTTTAGGCACAACCTTTGACTTTTTGTTCTTTGCTGCATGCATTATTTTAGGTATGGTTGAACCACCTTTTTTGGCCTTATCAATTTTTTCTTATGGTCattaagatataataaattacattcaaatttattcaaatgatcataaaatattaggaaaaaatcAGGACAAAATGTTGAAAAAAATGCATGAAAGAAACAGAAAAAATGCAGCAATAAAATGTAACAAGAATGTACAAATTCACCTTAAATGGGCAACTCCTAGCATTGTGTTTTGATTGTCTACAGTAGGTGCACTTAATTATGGTATTCCTCCTCCCTAGCTTGGTTGCACCAATATATGGTCTAGAATCATTTCTAGTGTCTCCTTTTTTAGGTCTACTATGAGCAATCTTTATTATTAGAGGTAAAATAGAAACCTATGTAGTCTTTTCCCGGTATTGTTCTATGTTTATAGGTTCAATGGTATGTTTGTAGCATGAAAGAAACATAGCTTTCATGTAAGTCTTGTGGATGTGTTTAGATATATCTAGATTTTTCCACCTAATGCAGGCACAAACATGATAACAAGGCAGATCAGTGAGCTGATATTTTTTACATGAACAAGTGTGATTTTCTATGTCTACAACCATTTCATGACCTCCTTCAATCATAGTCACCAAAAAAGTTGAGTTGCATGACTATTGCACCATGCATCCTCCTACAAAAGACATTGCCCTAACAGAACATAATATAACAAAGTGACAAATTAAAAGCCTAATTTTAACACTCTCCAAAAGTATAAGAGAATGGCTTACTTGTTCACTTTTCTCATTGCACCTGGGAATATTGGATTTAAAGAGTAAGTCTTAACATCTTATTCCTTCTTGTTTGAATCACCACATCACTTTTGTGCAAACCTTGTAGCAGTCCAATTATAGGGAGATCTCTACATGGTCCAATACTATTGTTGAAAACCTCACACTGGTtgttcatatatatataagaaaaacAAAAGATCCTAAATGCACTTCTAGTCTATTGCGAGGTTGGTTTTTCCATCAACCAGTTGTGGCATCTCTTTAACAGCTACATAATTTTAATAAATGAGAACAATGTCACTGACTAGTAATAGATTTTAGGTAATATACCATATATTCTTCAATTCATCCATATATTTTTTGAACATGTACTCAATTATTGCTCTTGCTGCTAACCACAATAGTTTCCTCAACATGACTCCTACATTTTAGGACTCTAAAGTTTATTCTAAATccgagacttgcccaccaagtctcctaaccctaatccaatTCAAGGCATTTTATGgctatataaggggcctcaccccacaaatcagaattacgttttttgacttgatctttggcatacaacaaggtacgtaggcatcttgtgaatgcagattgagtcacgaagcaCGAGAGTAGTCAAACAGAGTCTTAAAGCTCGCGAATCCTAGCATTAAGTATAGTATTACACCCTAGTTTTTTAGCCACAACATTTGGTGCCATCTGTGGAAAGATAACAACAACCATAGTGAACACAAAGAGCAGAAACAACAATAGAACTGGTGATCTTGTCCCATCACAAACTATCTCATCGGTGGTAGAGATACCTCCACACTCAACTTAAGCCTCCACTCAAAGAGGGATCCCCGTAGGAGCATTTGAAGCCCAACCTGAAGGGACGAATCCCCCAATTCAAGATCCGCCCTAAGAGATGAATCCCCAAGCTCTTCGAGGGACAAATCCCCAGTTTCAGCAGCTACATGTGATCATAAACCCCCAGCCTGTTAATTATGAGTACTAGAAGGTCGTAACTCCTGGAACCACCAACCTACCTTATGGGATGCCTATATACCCCGAGTTTGGAGGAAATGGACCCTCTAATCGAGGTGAAGGTCAAGGGAGGGCTCCCTTATACATCCGTGGTTTGGGACCTATTCCTGAGAATTGGGAATTCTCTTGACCTTACTCTACTAATGACTCTGACTCATCGGATGACGAAGTAGCTCCAAGGAGGAGGCGTGCCGGTAAGGAGCCGATGCCCAGCGACCATCCCGGAGCACTCAAAGGACGACTCCCTAAGAGGTGCAAGATAGGATCAGTGCACATGAAGCTGAAATCCAAAGACTAAAGCGCGATTTGGAGATACACCTAACATCGAGACCTCCACGACGGCAAGACAAAAGGGATCCTCCTTCTATTATAGACCTGGTAGGTCCGACATCAAGAAGGAGGGCTTTagccccaagggctgatccaagtgatctgaTGCCTCTAGGAGATCCAGATGATCCGAAACTACCATTCACtcaagagataatgaatgcccacatctcaagaaaGTTTAAGATGCCTACCATCAAAGCATATGATGGTACTGGAAACCCAACTAACCATGCCAGGACTTTCTCTAATGTTTTGTTACTACAACCCGTGAATGATACTATCAAGTGTTGGGTCTTttctcaaaccctgtcgggtatggctcaaaggtggtacaacCGTCTTCCCCCAAACTCGATTGGATCTTTTAAGGATTTGAGCCAAGCTTTCATCAAGTAATTTATTAGTGgcagagtgcatgagaaaagttcaaaATCCCTCATGTGCATTGTGCAAGGAGTAAAGGAGTTTCTAAGAGACTACCtaaatcgtttcacaaaggaagccttgaaggtcccggatcttgacaataaggtagctatgatagcactgcagcaAGGGACTAAaaatgagttcttcaagatgtccctAGCTAAGCGCCCCGTcaaaagcatgttgcagctccaggacagggccggaaagtatatcaaggtggaggaaaGTATAAAGAAGACGGTAGTGAACAACGAGCCCGGTGGTGGTAAGAAGCGAAAGACTGATAAAAAATACAGTGCCAAAGACAAGTATCCTAGAGTTAACAAAGAAGCTGAATCGTCGCCCAAAAAAGGGGGactggacaaaagttcactgagtatgctagacttaatgctcctagaagtcagattttgatggaaatcgagaGAGATAGAGATGTTCGTTGGCCAACTACTCTAAAGGAAGATCCTGCCAAGTTGGATAAAAGTAAGTATTGTATATTTTATTAGGATTCTTGCCATGAGACCGACGAGTGTCaacaattgaaagatgaaattgagttccttattcGAAAAGGGAAGTTAAGTATACCAGAGATGGAGAAAAGAACAATAATGAGAGAAGGAACTTTAATGATTGTAGAAaagatcaagatgatcaggggAGAAATCCT
This sequence is a window from Apium graveolens cultivar Ventura chromosome 9, ASM990537v1, whole genome shotgun sequence. Protein-coding genes within it:
- the LOC141685015 gene encoding uncharacterized protein LOC141685015 translates to MSTWSKPNVGSAKVNVKGGFHRAHMRSAIGCVMMDCDGDWIRGCKSMIGLVVPVTAALWSIFYALEMAWENDEKSVVMECDCEEAVALISNIDSTFDMFKLVCMIRNLMSEEWELYELVHIVSSANIAVTALSNRAISDDGGLVELSFPPSYMLPLLVATKRV